The following are encoded together in the Micromonospora lupini genome:
- a CDS encoding MerR family transcriptional regulator, whose amino-acid sequence MRISELARQAGTTPRALRYYEEQGLLRPARLASGYRHYEPQAVGTVRHIQLLLSAGLNTAAIAEILPCIPDDVTVLAPTCPELLDALAVERDRITTSIDRLAAARAVLDRLIQAGPGARDQP is encoded by the coding sequence GTGCGGATCAGCGAACTGGCACGGCAGGCCGGCACGACCCCCCGCGCCCTGCGTTACTACGAGGAACAGGGCCTGTTGCGGCCGGCCCGTCTCGCGAGCGGCTACCGCCACTACGAGCCGCAGGCGGTGGGCACGGTGCGGCACATCCAACTGTTGCTGTCCGCCGGATTGAACACCGCTGCCATCGCCGAGATCCTTCCCTGCATCCCCGACGACGTGACCGTGCTGGCCCCCACCTGCCCGGAACTCCTCGACGCTCTCGCGGTGGAGCGCGATCGGATCACCACGTCCATCGATCGGCTCGCGGCCGCTCGTGCCGTCCTGGACCGGCTCATCCAGGCCGGCCCCGGGGCCCGCGACCAG
- a CDS encoding DUF4241 domain-containing protein, with translation MPYTPDLDRLLTPGARFTDEYGAYLIEAHRVDDVVLPTGQVVGCDPLVCPEAEPYTVTVAPGRYPARAWVAVVLREGAEVDRRVAALQLVVSDEPAIRWEPAVAGDQDVAALGPDDYFGYGVDAGAGTLADPTALAVLDGWDHDQVEEVFIPDELPMSPVRGLIAAVVDEATGANVVTVATGWGDGCYGTWIGRAADGGVTSFVTDFMVIPK, from the coding sequence ATGCCGTACACCCCTGACCTGGACCGGTTGTTGACGCCCGGTGCCCGCTTCACCGACGAGTACGGCGCGTACCTGATCGAGGCCCATCGGGTAGACGACGTCGTGCTGCCCACCGGCCAGGTGGTCGGGTGCGACCCGCTGGTCTGCCCGGAGGCCGAGCCGTACACGGTGACAGTGGCACCGGGGCGGTATCCCGCCCGCGCCTGGGTGGCAGTGGTGCTCCGGGAGGGCGCCGAGGTGGACAGGCGGGTGGCCGCGCTGCAACTGGTGGTCTCGGACGAGCCGGCGATCCGCTGGGAGCCGGCCGTCGCGGGCGACCAGGACGTCGCCGCGCTCGGCCCGGACGACTACTTCGGGTACGGGGTGGACGCGGGCGCCGGCACGCTCGCCGACCCGACGGCGCTCGCCGTCCTCGACGGCTGGGACCACGACCAGGTGGAGGAGGTGTTCATCCCCGACGAGCTGCCCATGTCGCCGGTCCGGGGCCTGATCGCCGCAGTCGTCGACGAGGCCACCGGCGCCAACGTCGTCACCGTGGCCACGGGTTGGGGCGACGGCTGTTACGGCACCTGGATCGGGCGCGCGGCCGACGGCGGCGTGACGTCGTTCGTGACCGACTTCATGGTGATCCCGAAATAA
- the ligD gene encoding non-homologous end-joining DNA ligase, whose amino-acid sequence MSGAPLKPMLAMTGPLPAGDGWAYEFKWDGVRALADISGGVQHLYARSGVEITAAYPELATLPEQVDDVLLDGEVVLLGEGGQPSFTALAERMHVRDRNKAARLAAVMPVTYMIFDLLRRDGEDLTGWPYERRREALDALGLGGARWAVPPVFADGPATYEAAGEHGLEGVMAKRVGAVYRPGVRSPDWVKVKLEVTGDFVIGGWRPGARRVGGLLVGVPGPDGRLIYRGRVGGGIGAAIERQLLAELEPLRSGVSPFAPGVPREDARGAIWVEPRVVVEVKYGQRTPDGRLRFPRVLRLRPDKPPEEVDDAG is encoded by the coding sequence GTGTCCGGCGCGCCGCTCAAGCCGATGCTCGCGATGACCGGGCCGCTCCCGGCGGGTGACGGCTGGGCGTACGAGTTCAAGTGGGACGGGGTCCGCGCGCTCGCCGACATCTCCGGCGGCGTCCAGCACCTGTACGCCCGCTCCGGCGTGGAGATCACCGCCGCGTACCCCGAGCTGGCCACTCTTCCCGAGCAGGTCGACGACGTGCTGCTCGACGGCGAGGTGGTGCTGCTCGGCGAGGGCGGGCAGCCGTCGTTCACTGCCCTCGCCGAGCGGATGCACGTGCGGGACCGCAACAAGGCGGCCCGGTTGGCGGCGGTCATGCCCGTCACGTACATGATCTTCGACCTGTTGCGCCGCGACGGCGAGGACCTGACCGGCTGGCCGTACGAGCGCCGCCGGGAGGCCCTGGACGCGCTCGGGCTCGGCGGCGCCCGGTGGGCGGTGCCGCCGGTCTTCGCCGACGGCCCGGCGACCTACGAGGCGGCCGGGGAGCACGGCCTTGAGGGCGTGATGGCGAAGCGGGTCGGTGCCGTCTACCGCCCCGGGGTGCGCTCCCCGGACTGGGTGAAGGTCAAGCTGGAGGTGACAGGCGACTTCGTCATCGGCGGCTGGCGGCCGGGCGCGCGCCGGGTCGGCGGGCTGCTGGTCGGGGTGCCCGGCCCGGACGGTCGGCTGATCTACCGGGGTCGGGTCGGCGGCGGGATCGGCGCGGCCATCGAACGGCAGCTCCTCGCCGAGCTGGAGCCGCTGCGCTCCGGCGTGTCACCGTTCGCGCCGGGAGTGCCGCGCGAGGATGCCCGGGGTGCCATCTGGGTAGAACCCCGGGTGGTGGTGGAGGTGAAGTACGGCCAACGCACCCCCGACGGCCGGCTGCGCTTCCCCCGGGTGCTGCGGTTGCGCCCGGACAAGCCGCCGGAGGAGGTCGACGATGCCGGCTGA
- the ligD gene encoding non-homologous end-joining DNA ligase, with product MPAEKLRVDVEGRPLELSNLDKVLYPAVGFTKGEVIDYYTRISPVLLPHLADRPVTRIRFPNGVDDKSFFEKNKPAATPDWVRVETLPAPGSTKGRETIDYVVADDLPTLVWLANLAALELHTPQWKVGEDPDMMVVDLDPGPPAGLAECCPVAVLMRDRLADDGIDSYPKTSGKKGMQLCCPIAGTQSADDVSAYARRIAQELEKAHPRLIVSKMAKNLRPGKVFIDWSQNNAAKTTVAPYSLRAQSVPSVSTPLTWDEVEAGARGRRPAVRQFTAAEVLTRVEEYGDLLAPLLDGGPELPA from the coding sequence ATGCCGGCTGAGAAGCTGCGGGTGGACGTCGAGGGCCGCCCGTTGGAGCTGTCCAACCTGGACAAGGTCCTCTACCCGGCGGTCGGCTTCACCAAGGGCGAGGTGATCGACTACTACACCCGGATCTCCCCGGTGCTGCTGCCGCACCTGGCCGACCGCCCGGTCACCCGGATCCGCTTCCCCAACGGGGTGGACGACAAGTCCTTCTTCGAGAAGAACAAGCCCGCCGCGACCCCGGACTGGGTGCGGGTGGAGACGCTTCCCGCGCCCGGGTCGACAAAGGGTCGGGAGACCATCGACTACGTGGTCGCCGACGACCTGCCCACCCTGGTCTGGCTGGCCAACCTCGCCGCGTTGGAGCTGCACACACCGCAGTGGAAGGTGGGCGAGGACCCGGACATGATGGTGGTCGACCTGGACCCGGGGCCGCCCGCCGGGCTCGCCGAGTGCTGCCCGGTGGCGGTGCTGATGCGTGACCGGCTCGCCGACGACGGCATCGACTCGTACCCGAAGACGTCAGGCAAGAAGGGCATGCAACTGTGCTGCCCGATCGCGGGCACCCAGTCCGCCGATGACGTCTCCGCCTACGCGCGCCGGATCGCCCAGGAGCTGGAGAAGGCGCACCCGAGGCTGATCGTGTCGAAGATGGCGAAGAACCTCCGTCCCGGCAAGGTCTTCATCGACTGGAGCCAGAACAACGCGGCGAAGACGACTGTGGCGCCGTACTCGCTGCGCGCCCAGTCGGTGCCGTCGGTGTCGACGCCGCTGACCTGGGACGAGGTCGAGGCCGGCGCCCGCGGCCGGCGACCGGCCGTCCGCCAGTTCACCGCCGCCGAGGTCCTGACCAGGGTCGAGGAGTACGGGGACCTGCTGGCCCCGCTGCTCGACGGCGGCCCCGAACTGCCGGCCTAG
- a CDS encoding FKBP-type peptidyl-prolyl cis-trans isomerase, with translation MPATPSQQGVDDVSERTQENRSEGQSPATKAGRRLAAQLAAQKAAEAKRRRQAWAGGLAGVAVMALLIGGFVWIDRNRSDDKPANQAGATPSASAPAADAPTTPPAPQLPEGADPALGTKPTVAAGKGELKKLTVTPVIKGSGPAVKKGQTITTNYVGVFYKDGKEFDSSWNAGQPATFAIGVGQVIPGWDQGLVGVTVGSRVQLDIPGELGYGNDEANANGRPTGPLRFVVDVLAAK, from the coding sequence GTGCCGGCCACACCTTCGCAGCAGGGAGTCGACGACGTGAGCGAGCGCACGCAGGAGAACCGGTCGGAGGGCCAGAGCCCGGCGACGAAGGCGGGGCGGCGGCTGGCCGCCCAGCTGGCGGCGCAGAAGGCCGCCGAGGCGAAGCGTCGCCGCCAGGCGTGGGCGGGCGGCCTCGCCGGCGTCGCGGTGATGGCGCTGCTGATCGGCGGTTTCGTGTGGATCGACCGGAACCGTAGCGACGACAAGCCCGCCAACCAGGCCGGCGCGACCCCGTCCGCCTCCGCCCCGGCTGCGGACGCCCCCACCACGCCCCCGGCGCCGCAGCTGCCCGAGGGCGCCGACCCGGCGCTGGGCACCAAGCCGACGGTGGCGGCGGGCAAGGGCGAGCTGAAGAAGCTCACGGTCACCCCCGTCATCAAGGGCAGCGGCCCGGCGGTGAAGAAGGGCCAGACCATCACCACCAACTACGTGGGTGTCTTCTACAAGGACGGCAAGGAGTTCGACTCGTCCTGGAACGCCGGGCAGCCGGCCACCTTCGCCATCGGCGTGGGTCAGGTCATCCCCGGCTGGGACCAGGGCCTGGTCGGCGTGACAGTGGGCAGCCGGGTGCAGCTCGACATTCCGGGTGAGCTGGGGTACGGCAACGACGAGGCCAACGCCAACGGCCGCCCGACCGGCCCGCTGCGCTTCGTGGTGGACGTGCTCGCCGCCAAGTGA
- a CDS encoding non-homologous end joining protein Ku, whose amino-acid sequence MRAIWKGAVSFGLVSIGVKLYSATEEKDIRFHQVHREDGGRIRYKRTCSVCGEEVTYDDIAKGYDIGGGEMVILTDEDFADLPLTSSRAIDVLEFVPAEQVDPILYNKAYFLEPEGTATKPYVLLRDALIDSERVAIVKVALRQREQLATLRVREGVLLLNTMLWPDEIRTPDFGFLDEDLKVRPPELAMASSLIDSMTGEFEPDVFTDDYRAALQEVIDAKVEGREVVQPEEAEEAPAAAVDLMAALKASVDRARAARGEQPARGGGGGEPTPISSARSAQKAAEKKAAKAPAKKTTAKKTAEKKTTAKKAEPAKKTAAKKAEPAKKTAARKTAPRKSA is encoded by the coding sequence ATGCGTGCCATCTGGAAGGGAGCCGTGTCGTTCGGGCTCGTCTCGATCGGGGTGAAGCTCTACTCGGCCACCGAGGAGAAGGACATCCGGTTCCACCAGGTGCACCGCGAGGACGGCGGCCGGATCCGCTACAAGCGCACCTGCTCGGTCTGCGGCGAGGAGGTCACCTACGACGACATCGCCAAGGGCTACGACATCGGCGGCGGCGAGATGGTGATCCTCACCGACGAGGACTTCGCCGACCTGCCGCTGACCAGCTCCCGCGCGATCGACGTGCTGGAGTTCGTCCCCGCCGAACAGGTCGACCCCATCCTCTACAACAAGGCGTACTTCCTTGAGCCGGAGGGCACCGCCACCAAGCCGTACGTGCTGCTGCGCGACGCGCTCATCGACTCGGAGCGGGTGGCAATCGTCAAGGTGGCGCTGCGCCAACGTGAACAGCTCGCCACGTTGCGGGTCCGCGAGGGCGTGCTGCTGCTCAACACGATGCTCTGGCCGGACGAGATCCGTACGCCGGACTTCGGTTTCCTCGACGAGGACCTGAAGGTGCGCCCGCCCGAGCTGGCCATGGCCAGTTCGCTCATCGACTCGATGACCGGCGAGTTCGAGCCGGACGTCTTCACCGACGACTACCGGGCCGCCTTGCAGGAGGTCATCGACGCCAAGGTGGAGGGTCGTGAGGTCGTCCAGCCGGAGGAGGCCGAGGAGGCGCCGGCAGCGGCGGTCGACCTGATGGCCGCGCTGAAGGCATCGGTGGACCGGGCCCGGGCGGCACGCGGCGAACAGCCCGCCCGCGGTGGAGGCGGCGGCGAGCCGACGCCCATCTCGTCGGCCCGCTCGGCGCAGAAGGCGGCCGAGAAGAAGGCCGCCAAGGCGCCCGCGAAGAAGACCACGGCGAAGAAGACGGCCGAGAAGAAGACCACCGCGAAGAAGGCCGAGCCGGCGAAGAAGACCGCCGCGAAGAAGGCGGAGCCGGCGAAGAAGACTGCCGCGCGCAAGACCGCACCCCGCAAGAGCGCCTGA
- a CDS encoding NAD(P)-dependent oxidoreductase, protein MTHRNHEDNQSATVAVLGLGPMGRALAAASLAAGHPTVVWNRTPDRATALVAAGALLAPTVADAARRASVVIACVINYRAARAVLSGLDSPPAGPFVNLSSGHAAEARDLATWAAQRGINYLDGAILTPAPTIGTPAATILYSGPRALFDDSRPSLESFGGSSVYLGADAGTAAAYEMALLDLFTMSVGGLAHAFALARAEGIPPATFARFARGIGGLLPDMADRFGEQLTSGTFSADVSSIASAGSAVAHVVDAAAARGIETGPLRAVQSIIDRAIAAGHGGDSYARLAESLVPADHA, encoded by the coding sequence GTGACTCACCGCAATCATGAGGACAACCAGTCCGCCACAGTCGCCGTCCTGGGGCTCGGTCCGATGGGTCGGGCGCTGGCCGCCGCGTCGCTCGCTGCCGGTCATCCCACAGTGGTCTGGAATCGCACGCCCGACCGGGCGACCGCGCTCGTGGCCGCGGGGGCGCTGCTCGCTCCCACGGTGGCCGATGCCGCGCGCCGGGCATCGGTCGTCATCGCCTGCGTCATCAACTACCGGGCAGCTCGCGCCGTCCTGTCGGGCCTCGACAGTCCGCCGGCAGGCCCATTCGTCAACCTCAGCAGCGGGCACGCCGCCGAGGCGCGGGACCTGGCGACCTGGGCCGCGCAACGGGGCATCAACTACCTGGACGGGGCCATCCTGACGCCCGCGCCGACCATCGGCACACCTGCCGCGACGATCCTCTACAGCGGTCCGCGGGCACTCTTCGACGACAGCCGTCCCTCGCTGGAGAGCTTCGGCGGCTCCAGCGTCTACCTCGGTGCGGACGCCGGCACGGCAGCGGCGTACGAAATGGCGTTGCTCGACCTGTTCACGATGTCCGTCGGCGGACTCGCGCATGCCTTCGCCCTGGCCCGCGCCGAGGGCATACCGCCTGCGACGTTCGCCCGTTTCGCCAGAGGAATCGGTGGCCTGCTTCCCGACATGGCCGACCGGTTCGGCGAGCAGCTCACGTCCGGCACCTTCAGCGCCGACGTGTCAAGCATCGCGTCGGCGGGTTCGGCGGTCGCCCACGTCGTCGACGCCGCGGCCGCGCGCGGCATCGAGACCGGACCGCTGCGCGCCGTGCAGTCGATCATCGACCGGGCCATCGCGGCGGGCCACGGCGGCGACAGTTACGCCCGGCTCGCCGAATCGCTCGTGCCGGCCGATCACGCGTAG